The window TACACCACATATAGTTGGTGTTGATTCTTTTGACTATTATATGACATACATAATTGATGTTGAGAGGAGGGCACGGAGTGTGACTGCCCAGGGTCcgaattcaaaattttaactttttgataaaattaacatgttttattttcttaatctagGGTATCTGAGATCTATGCAAATGCTCACACTAATTCTTAAGAAAAATTGCATCTTATGGATAAACCCTTTCTTTCAATATGTAAATGGGATGAAAGCATAACtctatttttataaacaaaaataggtataaataaaattttagctAAATTTAGCTTTACCtgttttaagtaattttttttaatgaaaaaggTCTCATACAAAATCCTAAATCAGTTATATTAAATAcctatttttaacttttaattaaaaaatttaatatacaaaacacctattattatatatatatatatatttatttatttttttgtacaaCGGCCTTTACAATTCTTGAACCAGTCTGGGTTGGATCACAACACATTCCAAGCCTCCTTATTTATTGTACAAGGCCTaagaatatttgatattttacatTACACACCAGACATGTCATATTTTACATTACACACCGCACATAGTTGTTGTTGATTCTTTTGACTAATATCTAGCATACATAGTTGCTGTTGAGAGGAGGGCATGGAGGAAGACTGCCCcgaattcaaaattttaacctTTTGGTAAAATtaacatgttttattttattaatctagGGTATCTGAGATCTATGCAAATGTTCACACTAATTCTTAAGAAAAATTGCATCTTATGGATACACCCTTTCTTTCAATATGTAAATAGGATGAAAGCATAAgtctatttttttatataaacaaaataggtataaataaaattttatctaaatttagctatatatgttttaagtaattttttgaatgaaaaagGTCTCATACAAAATCCTAAACCAGTTatattaaatatctattttcttaacttttaattaaaaattttaatatacaaaagacctatatatatatatatatatgtatatatttttccaAAGGGACTTTACAATTCTTGAACCAGTCCTGAGTCTCATCAAGTTATGATAGTAGAACAAAATGGAATGTAACGTTATTTGACAGCCAGGAAAGATCTCTGGTAAGTAGTTTGAGTTCTACATCTACATCTACTGCTCTGGTCTGGATATGATATGctttaaaaaagtaaaatttaaatactGGGGACACATCCAGTGTTTTTATTCTTTGTGTTTATGAAATTTATAGCTTGTGCAGGATAAGATGAGCACCAAACTGTGGGTGAAGGGTGAAGACATTGTAAGGAGCATGAACATAAGAAGGTGAAAGCTCAAATGAGAATCTCTGTAGTATCAATGCCATTGCCATCTTTGCCTCCAACATTGCAAAGTTCTGTCCTATGCAGATCCTCGGTCCCCACGCAAAGGGAATGAATGAGACTTGGCTCTTTGTTGCCTTTGAGACACCATCTTTGAATCTATCAGGCTTGAACTCCCCTGCATCGTTTCCCCACAGGTTCGTATCTCGTTGGACTAGCATAACAGGTAGACTGATGTGAGTGCCACCTGGCAGCGTCAGGTCACCGAGCTTCATCTCTTTGTGAATGGCTCTTGTCAGCTGGACAACTGGAGGGTATAGCCTAAGGACCTCATATAGTATCGTCGTCATCTGTAATGGattaaaaatattcaacaaAACATAAAGTCACATGAAGGTTTTTGATTTGGTATTACTTACAATTTTGAGATGGTTAAGACCTTCTGTATCAGGTTCTTTATCACCAAAAACTTGCTTCACTTCTTCTCGTGCCTTAGCCTGCCAGTCTTGGTGTTGGCTTAGCATAACCATTGTCCAGACAAGAAGTACTGAAGTTGTCTCTTGTCCGGCAAAGTAGAACAACTTGCACTCCTCTATCACATCCGCAATGCTCATTCCAGTTCCTTTAGTTTGTCCTAAATTTGATTCAAGAAGTGTACCTAGCAAGTCTTCGCTTGGTGCTTCACCAGATTCTCTCGCCCTTAACCTTTTGTTGACTATCCCTCTCAGTATATCTTGGACTTCTCTGGCTGCTGCTTTCATCCTTCTATTACCCTTCGTTGGGTAGTATCTACACAAAAGAACAACAACATGGTTTATGTCTCCTAATAGAGCAAGTGGTTACATGGTCAGACCATGGTTAAAGTAGGTTTTATTACCTGTATCCAGGGATGAAAATTCTCCTAAAAGCTTGTGTAAGGAGCAGTGCTAGTTCAGCTTGGAGCTCAAATATCCTCTGCCCTTCTTTGTAGCTGCTTCCAAAAGCAGTACGAGAGATCACATCAGCAGTCATACTCACAAGTCCTAGCCACACGTCCACCTCACATGATGATCCTTTGTCCGAGACTAACTTGTCCCATTTGCCAACAACCTCGCTGCAGCTCTGGTGGAACGCAGGTACCATATTCTATACAGAGAACACACAAGGTACATATTAgaatatacatacatacataaagAACGGTAAAGTAAAATTCAGGACTATGAAATAAGGAGCCTAGACCTTGATCTTCTCAAGGTGGAAGGCAGGGTTGATGATTCTACGGTGTTTAGCCCATTTATCACCATCATAACTAAACAGCCCAGTGGCTATCAATCTTCCCAAAGGGAATGAATGAGGCTTCTGgaaatcataaattttattgaacactTCTTTGATTTGCTCAGGATCCGTAATGGTGATGGTTGGTATAGGTCCACGCCATGTAAAGAAAGTCCTTCCTGTTCCAGCCACATAGAGAGATACAATACTTAGTAACCTTTTTGTCTAGTATAGGAATCAAGAAACAAACATACCGTAAGTCTTTAGCATGTGCGAGGGGAAAGGCACAACACGTGGGATGATATCATCCGTTGTTTTGATGGGTTTGGACCTTGCCTCCATTGACATGGTATAATCCCTTCTCACATCACCAACGAGTGGCGTGTAAGGACTACCGGAAAGGCCTTGTCTTCTCAGGTAACTTTCAAGCATCTTTGGTTTAAACCAAACCCAGTTTAGAGTTCTCCATACCCACCACAGCACAGCAACTATAGCTACTGAAACTGTAACGGACGCAGCTGATGTTTCCATTTTTATTTCCTAGGAAAGAGAATGAGAGATATGGATAATCTGCTGATATTCTTGGGATCTAAATATATATGGATGTGGTGATGACATCACCACTTATGTCATAGACAAGATATTATTTTGCGTCTCCGATAATGATTCTGTTGTGACCGTTTATCTTTTGCATTATTTGGAGCCTCAGAGTCATATGCCACGAGGGCGAGGCAACAATTAAGAAGCAAATTTAGACTTGCGTAGTTGAAAAGAGGCATGACTTGACGTCGACCTTTTCACATTTCTTTGTCACTCCATCAAAAGGAAGAAACATTAGTCCACTAAAGTCTAAAAGTGATTGCCATTGTCTATGCAATGAcgtatttttttctcttaaaaacCTATGgactattattaatttatattatatgaaaCGTTAAGGACTTTGTCCACTAATTGGTTTTTCTAATGTCACATATCCTGCTAGATACTGTGAGTTTGGGGCATGTTTTTAAGGTTACAGGCATGAGACGTGGGATAATATGATCCGTTAAGCTGATGGGTTTGGTTCTTGCCTTCTTTAAAACTATGAAACTCCTCAAATCTCCAAAAAGAGACGTGTAAGGAGTTCCTGGTAGATTATGTTCTTTCAAGTAACACTCCAACATCTTAGGTTTTAGCCATTACCACTTCAGAGTTGTCCACGTCACGAGAAAAATAGTTATTAAATGTAAAACAGAGATCTCTACTATGTATGTAACTATGTAAGAGGCATAGAGAAGCAGACgcatataattttcaaaacgtCATTGgtcttttaaataataataactgGAGGTGGTAATGTCTTAGATGGCTTTAATATGTACA is drawn from Brassica rapa cultivar Chiifu-401-42 chromosome A05, CAAS_Brap_v3.01, whole genome shotgun sequence and contains these coding sequences:
- the LOC103870002 gene encoding cytochrome P450 72A13; this encodes METSAASVTVSVAIVAVLWWVWRTLNWVWFKPKMLESYLRRQGLSGSPYTPLVGDVRRDYTMSMEARSKPIKTTDDIIPRVVPFPSHMLKTYGRTFFTWRGPIPTITITDPEQIKEVFNKIYDFQKPHSFPLGRLIATGLFSYDGDKWAKHRRIINPAFHLEKIKNMVPAFHQSCSEVVGKWDKLVSDKGSSCEVDVWLGLVSMTADVISRTAFGSSYKEGQRIFELQAELALLLTQAFRRIFIPGYRYYPTKGNRRMKAAAREVQDILRGIVNKRLRARESGEAPSEDLLGTLLESNLGQTKGTGMSIADVIEECKLFYFAGQETTSVLLVWTMVMLSQHQDWQAKAREEVKQVFGDKEPDTEGLNHLKIMTTILYEVLRLYPPVVQLTRAIHKEMKLGDLTLPGGTHISLPVMLVQRDTNLWGNDAGEFKPDRFKDGVSKATKSQVSFIPFAWGPRICIGQNFAMLEAKMAMALILQRFSFELSPSYVHAPYNVFTLHPQFGAHLILHKL